The Faecalibacterium sp. I3-3-89 sequence TGCGCCACTTCCTCCACCGTGTACACGCAAGCTTTCGACTCGGGCTGTTTCAGGTCAGAGATTGGAGACTTGACGGCATTGTTTTGGGTGACCAATTCCATTGTACCGGGATTTGCGGCGCTTTGCAAGGTTTCAGTGTTAAAATGATCGTTCTTACAAACATTCTTCATGGCATTTCTCCTTTTTGATTCAAAGTTCTGCGGTGCGGTGGGAGGCTTTGGGCTTCGCGTATTCTTCTAAAACTTCCGGCGGAATTCGCTCCAATACGGCGAGGGCCTCCTCATACTCCCGCTGGAGCTTGGCATCCTCCAACTTTTTCAGAACGCTCTCGTGGGTCGCCTCCTCCAGGGACTCCGAGAGCTTTTTGTTTTTCCGCTTGAGTTTCTCATTCTCAGCCTTGGTACTGCTGAAGGCTGTACTGTACTTTTTCAGCTGGGTCCGCATTTTCTCCACGGCTGGGATATAACCGTCCAGCAGTTCGGAAATCTCAGCGGCCCGCTTCTTGCCGTTCAAGGGGCCGATGCCGGTGAGCAGTTGGTCCAGCTTTTGGCGCTGCTGGGTGAGATGGGTCATCTCCTTGAAGATACGAGGCGGGATATGGTCGCGGCCCGTCTGGCTTGCACTCTCGCCGCGCTCCAGGTCGGGGTATTTAGCAACCATGTGCTCCCAGAACTTGTCCTGCCACCAGGTCAACTTCTTTTTGTTACCAACGATCTCTTTGGCGCTGAGTCTGCCATCTGGCGTCAAGGGGACAAAAGAAAGGTGCATATGGGCTGTTTTCTCATCCATATGCACCACGGCGGAGATGATAGTTTCTCTGGATTGGTATTGCACAAAGAAGCGGAGTGTTTCCTCAAAATACTGCCGGATTTCGGGCAGCTTCTTGCCCTTGAAGAACTCCGGTGTAGCGGTGAACAGCACCTCTACCACCCGGACACTGTCCTTTCGGGTGCGGCATCCAGCGGCGCTGATCTGGCGCTCAGCCTCAGCCCGGTAACGTTGGGGTGGTTCGATCAGGTGGAAGTTATGCTTGCTGCGGGAGAGGTCAATATCGGGATTACTGGCGTATCTTTCTTTTCTGCGTTCGTTATGGGCTTCGATGTTGGTGATCTCTGGCCCCTTGTACTTGGCAAAGCGCATGATGGCGTATTGTGGTTGGCTCAATGGCGGCCCTCCTTTTTGGCAATTCAATCGTATTGATGACGGACATTGTAAAGCTCCTTTCATTCATGTGGATGGATAGGCTTTGATGATCGAGGTGGTGGTGTTCCATTTGAACACCGCCAAAAAATCAAGTGTTCATTTTGAACACTTGATTATAAGTCTAATAACCGAGACAACTGTGCTCCCCAAATTAAGTTATCAAAATGATAACTTGATCCAACGGGCACAGCATGGTAGATTTAACGTCCAAACTTTAACTTACTGATTTTGCTTTTGAGATAAAACGATCTGCTTTTCAGTTGGTCAAAATGACCAACTGATATTTATTGGTTACAAGATACTGACCTTTTTATAGAGGAAAAAGGAGATAACTGAAATCAAGTTCTCAAAATGGGAACTTGATCGGAACCGGTTGGTCTGGGTCAAAATGACCCAGACCACTTCAGCGCCATAAAGGATTGCGTATATAGCGCGTTTTGGGCTTTTCGCTATGTACGTGCGTACGGGGGTGATGCGTACATAGCAGTGGAAGGTGAACACCTCGGTATTCCAGAAAATCAACGGACAAAATCTGTCCGTTGATTTTCTCACATCTACCGCGAAGTTCTGTTGTGCAAGATCAAGTGGTCAAAATGACCACTTGATTACAGGGATTGGACCAAAGCAGATGCACTTCCAAAAAGGTTATACAATAAAAAGAATGTGGACATTTTGTCCACACCTACTTCAGACCGTTAAAGATTCCTTGCGAGAAGCGGTGGCACTGGACATTTTGTCCAGTGCCATCAAAACCGAGTTGTCGCCGTGACAACTCGGACAAACCTGTGTGGTTGTGGACAAAATGTCCACAACCACTTTAGTGTCGTAAAGGATTCGTGTATATGGTGCGTTTTAGGGTTTTCGCTATGTACGTGCGTACAGAACTTGTACATACGTACATAGTAAAAAGGCCAAGTTTCCTCTTATACAGGTTTTTGGCCGTTCCCAAAATGGGAACAGCCACTTCAATCATAAAAATATGGGTCGGTGACTCGCCGACCCCTTGCTGGCAGGGTAAGGGCGTTGTGAAGCACGACATCCATCTGACTTGGAGCGTTTTAACTTGGTTGTGACCAATTTGGTCACAGCCACTTCAAGGGAGTAACAAACGGTTACGCCCTCTGAAGCCTTTCGCCGGATGCGTCTGTACGGGTCTCGTACATACGTACATAGCGAAAAGGCCAAGTTCTCCCATATACAGTTTTATCCCCAGAGGGAAGTGGGCATCTCAGGCCGTACAAGTGCCTCAATTCCCAGATAGCCCCATACGCGGCGGCCTGCTGAGTTGGCGATGTTGTTGGTGTGCTCCAGGTTGTACTTTTTCAGGTTGGCAATCACGGCATCGCTGAAGCTCCGGGCTTTCAGAGCTACCAGGTTGTTCTCCTCACACCACATCTTATAAATGGTATAGAGGTCTTTGGAGCTAATGCAGGCATCCGCCTTGAGCCGAATATAGTCCTCGGCCTCCATGAAATCGAAGAAGTTGTTGTTGTCCCGCTTGACCAGCTCCCGGTTCTGCCGGGCGCGGTCACTCTCAGTAAACTTGAAGCCGTTCCTGACCAGACGCTGCAACCCCTCGAAAGCCCACAGGAAAATTCCCTCGGCCTCGGCGGCCATCTTCTCGGCGATGTCAGGGTCATCTACCCGGTCGGCGGGCTTGTCCCTGGTGGTCAGGACCAGTTGCCGCCGATAGAAGCCGTCGCTTCGGTCGTACAGGGCTTGTAAGTCTCCATTGCTGAAAGCCAGCAGCCGGGCATACATCCAGCCCTGGTAGCTCTGCTTGCCTTTACGCTCCAGGTCCATCTGCCCCTGGGCCGTGACAATGGATTTGACGTAGTTGGTCTGCCGCAGGGCTTCCATCCGCATATCGTCGTCCACGCAGAGCAGGATGTGTTCCAGGTCGGCCCGGGCAAAACGGTTCTCAGAGATTTTGCCGATGCTGCCGTCCTTCATATTAGTGCCGAACAGCTTGGACAACACCACGCCGATCTGACTTTTGCCCTCGCCGCCCCGGCCCTTGATAACCATCATCCGCTGGCCCTTGTTGCTGGGAATGAGGCAGTAACCTATAAACTCCTGGACAGTCGGAATATCTTCCGGGTGGAGCAGATCAAACAGGAACCGCAGCCAGTGGGTAGGCTGGGCCGCTTTGGGGTTGTATCGGACCGGCAGCCGGTTGCGGATCACTTCCGGCTTGCCTTCCCGAAAGCTGCCGTTCAAGTTCAAGGTACCATTGGCCAGGTGGATACAGTTGGTGACTGGCGGGAAATCATCCACCTGGGCGGAGAGTTTCAGCAGGTCCAGAATGCTGCCTACCTTGCGGGCCACGTTGTTGCTGGCGTAGTCCTTCAGTTCCGCATAGATGGTACTCCGCAGAGGCATCTCATCTGTTACCCGGCCATCTTCGGTGAAAAAGAAACCATTGCAGAAAACAATTTTGTGGGTCGAAATGAAGGTCTCACAGAAAACAGATTCGTTGATCCGGTAGCCTTCTTCCAGCCAGACCGGGTCATTGGAGCTGGGCCAATATTTCTTGTTTTTCATGCAGCCTCCTCTCTGTCCAGGGTATTGAGGCGGGATTCGACCATCGGCAGAAGCTGACCGTCCAGCAGGCGCTTGGCAGCGGCTGCCTTCTTGGAGGTGGGCCCGAAGGCCAGGCAATCAATAAGGTCGTCCACAACGGCCATCATGTGCAGAGCCTCTACAAAATGCTCGTCCAGCGGTTCCTCCGGGGAGAGGGGAGCAAACTCTGTTTGCCACCGGGTCAGCAGGTCGCGGTAGTCGTGGAGGACCCGGAGACAGTAGAAGATTTCCTCTTGCTGGGTGTCTGAAGAGGCAGCGGCTGGCTTGGGCAGAGCGACTGCACCCGATGGAGGCTTGTCCGGGCTGAGTCCGAAGTCCTGGGTCAGCTTCCGGGCTGCCTGGAAGCTGCTGAGACCAAACAACTGGGCGGTAAGGTCAATGACATCGCCGGTGGCACCGCAGCCGAAGCAGTAATAATAGGTGTCATTCAGCTTCATGCTGGGGGTATGATCCTCGTGGAAAGGGCAGCGAGTCATCCAAGTAGTAGTGACAGGCAGGCCGTACAAGGCTGCGGTCTGCTTGACAGTGACGGATTCCTTTACGATTTTAAAAAGATTCATTTATACCTCGCTAATCTGGCATCTTATGGGCAGGGATACAGTACTTTGCCGTGGATAGAGGTGTACCTCGTTTCGGGGTACATCTGAGTCCATGACGAGTGAATTGGGTGCGTAACGTTTCGTTCCATACCTCCTTCCGCGAAAAAATAAAGCCTGACTTCTCCTTTCGACTTTTTTCTTCTTGAGCCTGAGAGGGCCTTCAATGTATAATCAAAAAAGTTCCATAAACTGTAACCCGGTTATGGGTTGTAACCGGATTCGGAACTACCCTTTCACTAATAGGAGAAATCCGGGGTGCAAAACGGAACCATTTTTTAAAATTTTCAAAAAATTTTTTGGAGTGAGGTGGAGGCGTGGTAAATCGGTATGCGAGAGGATTTCAGGATGACAGATGGGATGATGAATCCAGCATCAGTTTGACGAATGAGGCGCTGGAACGAGCCGCTG is a genomic window containing:
- the mobV gene encoding MobV family relaxase; its protein translation is MRFAKYKGPEITNIEAHNERRKERYASNPDIDLSRSKHNFHLIEPPQRYRAEAERQISAAGCRTRKDSVRVVEVLFTATPEFFKGKKLPEIRQYFEETLRFFVQYQSRETIISAVVHMDEKTAHMHLSFVPLTPDGRLSAKEIVGNKKKLTWWQDKFWEHMVAKYPDLERGESASQTGRDHIPPRIFKEMTHLTQQRQKLDQLLTGIGPLNGKKRAAEISELLDGYIPAVEKMRTQLKKYSTAFSSTKAENEKLKRKNKKLSESLEEATHESVLKKLEDAKLQREYEEALAVLERIPPEVLEEYAKPKASHRTAEL
- a CDS encoding DNA primase family protein yields the protein MKNKKYWPSSNDPVWLEEGYRINESVFCETFISTHKIVFCNGFFFTEDGRVTDEMPLRSTIYAELKDYASNNVARKVGSILDLLKLSAQVDDFPPVTNCIHLANGTLNLNGSFREGKPEVIRNRLPVRYNPKAAQPTHWLRFLFDLLHPEDIPTVQEFIGYCLIPSNKGQRMMVIKGRGGEGKSQIGVVLSKLFGTNMKDGSIGKISENRFARADLEHILLCVDDDMRMEALRQTNYVKSIVTAQGQMDLERKGKQSYQGWMYARLLAFSNGDLQALYDRSDGFYRRQLVLTTRDKPADRVDDPDIAEKMAAEAEGIFLWAFEGLQRLVRNGFKFTESDRARQNRELVKRDNNNFFDFMEAEDYIRLKADACISSKDLYTIYKMWCEENNLVALKARSFSDAVIANLKKYNLEHTNNIANSAGRRVWGYLGIEALVRPEMPTSLWG
- a CDS encoding helix-turn-helix domain-containing protein, with translation MKNVCKNDHFNTETLQSAANPGTMELVTQNNAVKSPISDLKQPESKACVYTVEEVAQMLAISLRSAYNFCNTTGEFRVLRVGGSIRIPKDSFDAWLFRAA
- a CDS encoding CHC2 zinc finger domain-containing protein; amino-acid sequence: MNLFKIVKESVTVKQTAALYGLPVTTTWMTRCPFHEDHTPSMKLNDTYYYCFGCGATGDVIDLTAQLFGLSSFQAARKLTQDFGLSPDKPPSGAVALPKPAAASSDTQQEEIFYCLRVLHDYRDLLTRWQTEFAPLSPEEPLDEHFVEALHMMAVVDDLIDCLAFGPTSKKAAAAKRLLDGQLLPMVESRLNTLDREEAA